The genomic window ATTGAAGATTACAGGTTATTTTCAAACCAGGATATCTTAAAATACCTAGTATTCCAGTCTGTTCCAATATGGCCTAACTCCGAACAAGCCAATTCGAGGATAGGAATTTCCTAAATCGGCTAATCACATGGCGGATAGCCATTTTGAAGATTTTCTTAAAATGAGAAAAACATATTTATGTACGCTTTAAAAATCAAAGATAGAGTAGAGAGTTTtgtatcataaaaaaattatgatttgagTTTATATTTGTTAGTTTTTAGAAACATATCTTAGTAATAAAATCTTATAAATACCACTCAAAGTTTTGAAAGAAAATgacaataacaaaaaaataatatgaaaaacaaAGGAAATATACAAACATAGTAACTATAAACTAACAAGAAGGACAACAACACCGACACCTACATCCAATGATTTAAAACGACAAGTTGTGTATCGTTTATAAACAAAATCGAACCCGACAATATCAAACAAAACTGGgcactaaaaaccctaaacatgaAACTAAATCACctgaaaaaaaccaaaaaaaatagaaacgGACAAAAAGGTTccaaaaccacaaccaaaatAGTTGCAAATCGGTCAAAAAATCGACACAAAAAAATGAGGACATACTtaactaaaattgaaataataccaaACCATAACCGATGTACGCAAACCAAATCGAAACGAACCATACCAACTTGACACGAAACCAATCAAACCACTAAAATCGAGCTGATACAAACTGAGCACAAGAAAGATCAAGTTCATTAACCATTAAAACAATACCAAAATCTCAAGCACCAACACCTAAAACCTGACCCTAAAAAGAAACCCAATATCACAAACAACAAGACCAATACTTACAACTCAAAAAAGAAGCCATTATTATAACAACTCGTTTCCAGTGGTATCAGAAATGGTGGTTTGAGGCCACAAATCCAACGAATAAGTTCctaaatattattagttaatattttcaagccgaatatggttttaaaaaaggtttttgatatgataatttatgttattcaaatgattaattaaattcaagtggtaagaccttaaggccaagtgattttagaaaatgaagtATCGGGActtcgtttctataaatcgagtcgtaaatatttttataaatattataaaggtcatattaaaatttcgttgaaaatttttaatgtttcgatagctaattaattaaaaaaaactaaattgtaaagataaaaTTTAATAGCCATAACATTATTTGTATCTAATGAatataaatgcatgaaatgaTGGCCTAAAGTAGTAATTCAACCAGTTTAGAGGATAGTGGATGAACATGATTTGgcatttggtgaaatttggttgagtttttaagggtaaaatggtaattagtcaattaaattaagttaaattaaataaaaccaaaatgttttacCATCATTCACATTTTCTTCTTCACTGAATTGAAAAAGGAGAAGAAGTCATTCTTAAGCtttaaggttcggccatggtgaaAGCTAACATGATCAAGACCGAgtggaaaatcaaagaaaattaaaaattaccaaaatatccctatactttgtcatttttgtaatttaaccAAGTAAATTCGTATGAATTGAATTTCGTATAATGctgattaaattaaatgttagTATATGATTCTATTGTTATTGAATcaatctatatatattattacgCAATTTATCTTGTCAAGAAACGATGGAAATTCAACGACATAAGACAACTATAGAGCCCCGTTTGGACCTTagaaatatataggatacaaatgatatgtcattagttTTACCATATTTTGGGTGCTAGTCCTAAATGTCCTACCGATTGCTGAGTtctgacatgtgttgcggatactcgacAATTGGTGTGAAGAGCACAATGTAGCTACGTTCTGAccgacagcttgtgtaagcacaCCCAAGTTATCATGTTTCGGATGTTGGTCTTAAATTTCCTACCGATGGCTGAAGTCCGGCATTAGTTGCGGATACTCgatagcttgtgtaagcagcatcgtgtagcttacattccgaccgacagcttgtgtgagtagactcATTTTACAGTTCATGTCAACTACGACTATATGTTTATCACACTTTGTGTAAGCTTTCCCGTATATTCGATATTATtttaagtggttcaatgggtataaaaagggaaggaatggtaagtattcaaatcacttatgtcatgaatttatgacaatgaatgaaaaggtaatgttcaatgaaagtatgtTTACGCTCATGAAATTGAAGATTTCAAATGATGTTGTTCATGTATATGACTTACTTATGCTATTTCAAGTGATTTATGAGTTGATACTATAACATGAGTTGTGGACGAtacttaggcttgtgccaagcttatgattggattatatcatgattagtcttaatgaaatacattgaaacgaTAAGTGTTTAATTGGTAATATGCTTATGTATATGAAAAAGGGTATAAATTAAAgcatgtaatttcttatgaaatggtttatcataaaccctaaaccatgtAAAATTCAACAAGATAAACTATAATACCAggaaaataagagagaaaaatgggTGAGACGAGAGAAATTTGacctaaaaaattttagttgaaaaaGAGAAGCTGTACCAACAAGGTAAACGATGACAGAATAAGTGGAAAATTATCATGAGTTAAAAATTTCCTTTCTAAAAtcaattaaagaaatatatattaagATGTTCAGAAAATAGAATGTTGGCAGATGGCACATCATGCTATCATTCTTCAGGGTGATTCCAAAACGAAGAAAAAAAAGGTACCTAGGTAGCATAAGATAACGGTACAATCGTCACTGTAATGGCTCTAGACAATGAAACCTAGATAACTAAGACTGCTAGGAGATAAACAGTAATTTAATATCTTCCTTAACAACTGAACCTTGGCCTGGTGAAGAAGGGATTCACCAAAAATATGCCAATGGAAGCATAAAATCTAAGACTTGAACACAGGTGCCAACaacataataaaacaaaatgcagTCACGGATGACTCTGACCGGGAAATTGAAAAAGGATATTGAACCTCCAGACAAGTTCTACTGAAAaaggaaattgaaatgaaaacctAACTGAACTCAAGCATTATGGGACTTTGTTCCTTGACCTCCATAAGATGTCTCAAGCACGAATCTAACGGTTTATTGCACATATAATATGCCGCATATTTTGCAAGTCATGCTATATAGTTCTTGATTCATTACAGACAACTTATACATCCGAACATTTCAAGATAAGAAACCACAAAGTAAAGTTCCTCACCAATATCCTCCAAGGTTGAAGGTTCAGTCTCTGTACTCCTACTCTTATCTCCATTGGATTTACCTTCAGTCCCATCATCCTTCTTATAATTGTTTGGTCTAAGAGGACCAATATCCCTTACCCAACTTGCAGCATAAAGCCTAGAGGCCTCCTTCAAGACCTAAAGAAGGATGACAGGTTTTTACTActtatatactaaaaataaatgcCTCTTATTCCCTAAAGCATAGGCAAATAATAGGTTCTTGAGCATTGTTTGACATTCAAGTGGTTAAGTTAACCATCAAGTAAGCAGAACAGAAGATAAAAGTCATTTGATCATTTCAATATCCCAATGATCTAATTTCCACCCTGATCTCCAGCTAGCATCtgtgaaatttcaaatttccatTATGCTTCTTTAAAATTTGTTCAATGGAACAAAAgcgaaaaaaaaaattcttaataaattcTTAGCTCTTTTACtttgttttccatttttttatagaGCCATCTGAATGGCAGAAATGATGATAAGTAATCGAACTTGGAATTTGTACATTAAAATCGAAAATATAAGGGAAGAAGAGGGTAAAGTTTCCACAACATGACAACAGAACAATTGTATTACACTATTGCAAAAAACAGTACATGTGATGGTATTGCAGCCAGCACAAGCGTGCTACAACCTAACCTGAAGACGACTTTGGACTAGAAGTATCGACAGAAAAACTAGTTGTAGAAGTTGAGGAATTATGGACAGCTCTTGTGTGGCTGATGCTTGGTTTAGTGAACCAAGTTGTATACAGAAATTGTTTGTGAGGCCCCACATGGTTGCATATTAGCCTAATCTTTTGTCTCCCTCTCATCCATCTCAGCACGATCTTCATGTACCTCTTGCTTGTAAGTCCTCTCAATCCAACCTCCTGAACTCATAAACACATTTCTACTCCATTATGTCGAGCACAGGCAAGTAAAGCGTGAAAAAAACAATAATGCATGGAATTCAAGATCCTAAAATTATGCAACGATAAAACTGCACTGCCCTTACTTCACTCTTGGGCTTGGCTTAATTAGATGTGGAAACAACAAATATAGATACACAATGAATACAGATTATAGTCTACTAAACAACTGACCTTGACTCGTTCCCAAGTATCACCGACGGTGAGGGGCCCATGCTCCTTGAGAATGTCAAAGATGACTCTGGCTATGGTCTGCGTTTGCTCTGGCGACGTTTTCAACTCGATTGGCTTCATTTTCGGCTTGGGTTTCGTTGAAAAGTACCGAATCATACTCCCAAACATATTGTCTCCCTAAATTTATAGTAGTTGAGTAGATGAGGATGAACtgtgttttatttcatttaaaacaaactatAACAAGTTTAGTAATTGAGAGAACAAAAAGGAAAACAGATCGAAAAAAGGCATACCTTCTCTCCCTTTACTACTGATCgccaataattcaaataacaaaagACCGAAAAATATCCAAATAATTataatcaaaaacataaaaccCCGAAACAGGATATTCCGGGAATGGGATATACCCAATCCGGGTTACACCTTTATGGGACACCACCGAACCGGGCTATCCATCGAATGGGATATCCCTGAGTGGAATAAGCATGACAGGTACACCGGTCCAGACAAGAAAAAAATCTGAACCGGCCACTAAAACTCTTAAACCAGAGGCTAAAAATTGTGACCCGGAATGAGAAAATACAGTCTATCCCGGGAATAGATTATTCCGAAAAGGTATATGACAGGAATAAAGTCGGAGCAGAATAAGGCCCCGTTCTTCATTGCGTTTTAAATGGACTTTTGCCTTAAAAAGTCCTTTTCCCTTAAAAGGAACGCAGAACGGCCTCCATCTGCTTTCAAAATTCACCATCTAAAACGTCATTTTCTCCAGATGGAGAAGCTGAAAATTTCACCATCTAAAAAGCTTGAAGTGCTTTTGGttgataaatgaccaaaataacctATCTTCTCCCCCTTGGAAAAACGTTCTTTCCTCTGCTGTGAAAGTTCTATAcccatttttttcacattttcgcTGTGAAAGCTCCTTCCTGTTCTTTGTTCCTCTTCCGCAGTTGAGtacgttttcttcttcttctctttagtTATTAGTTATGCTttgtttttatatactttttaattCTGGCTTTTGTGCCTCTTTTGCTTTACTGTTTTGTGCCTCTACTGCTGCTTTGCTCTGCCTCTTTTGTTTTGTGCCTCTTTTGCTCGCTTTGTAACTCTTCCAAACTATTTTAGTTGATAAGAATAGAAGAAATATAGACTAAATCAAAATTCTATCCAAATTTCATATCGTTGCTGAATTTTCTGTATCTTTTGTATTTGAAAGTTCTGATGATGTTCTTTTTAATTGTTTCTAGGGTTTAGCTTTACGATAAGATACCATGGCTGTGTTTCATTTTGGTTGAAGTTATCGTCGATTGTATTATTCCTACTTACCATCACTTATAGCGGGAAAGCAGTTTCTGATGTAGGGTAGATTTGTAGAAGCCTTCCTGCTTATAGAATACAGCTTTTTAAGGTTTACAGTAGGAACTTAGGGACAGGGATAGGAATCCAAAGAGGGTCGGATATCGGAGGAAGATTGCTAGAATTTTCTGAAGCATTGGAATGACAAGGAAATAAACTCATGGTTTTACCCTTGTGCTGTGAATCATCCCCTGAAGCATCATAGTAGTAGTCGAGAGAAGAAAGTAGAAATATGACAATGGAATTTCCATGAATTTATAGTAAACTCAAGACAACATAATTCCTAACTAATTGTCTGACTCTAAACTCAAAGATAGACTCAATAGACCACTTTTTTTTTCCTGTTCTTGGAAGCAAAGTTACAGAATGACTGAGAGCTGTCCACAAAGCAGAGAGAGCTTATCTGCATTGTTGACTCATAATCAGAAAACCCTGCTCtgtattgatatatttattattaattcattGTTCTATCAAAGAATATT from Gossypium hirsutum isolate 1008001.06 chromosome D12, Gossypium_hirsutum_v2.1, whole genome shotgun sequence includes these protein-coding regions:
- the LOC107931005 gene encoding uncharacterized protein, which codes for MFGSMIRYFSTKPKPKMKPIELKTSPEQTQTIARVIFDILKEHGPLTVGDTWERVKEVGLRGLTSKRYMKIVLRWMRGRQKIRLICNHVGPHKQFLYTTWFTKPSISHTRAVHNSSTSTTSFSVDTSSPKSSSG